The following are encoded together in the Conger conger chromosome 11, fConCon1.1, whole genome shotgun sequence genome:
- the unc119.1 gene encoding protein unc-119 homolog B, with amino-acid sequence MSGPKPRAEMPTNVNGPDTDTGSTGPTRDRKPAGGVLKRLKSRRNQPDRRPVTEDELRALGRDITPDEVLGLRAVTRDYLCKPDDNVYNIDFTRFKIRDLETGTVLFEIAKPPNCDSEEDDEENVEGDSSAGRFVRYQFTPAFLRLRTIGATVEFTVGDRPVNSFRMIERHYFRERLLKNFDFDFGFCIPNSRNTCEHIYEFPQLPEDLIRQMVEHPYETRSDSFYFVDNKLIMHNKADYAYNGGQ; translated from the exons ATGAGCGGTCCTAAGCCTCGAGCTGAAATGCCAACTAATGTAAATGGTCCAGATACTGATACAGGATCAACAGGTCCTACTAGAGACCGCAAGCCTGCTGGAGGTGTACTAAAGAGACTTAAGTCCCGGCGAAACCAACCGGATAGGCGGCCCGTTACGGAAGATGAGCTTCGGGCGCTGGGCAGAGACATCACTCCAGATGAAGTCCTAGGGCTACGGGCTGTCACTCGAG ATTACCTGTGTAAACCAGATGACAATGTCTACAACATTGACTTCACACGTTTCAAGATCAGGGATCTGGAGACGGGCACAGTGCTGTTTGAGATTGCCAAACCCCCAAACTGCG ACTCAGAAGAGGACGATGAAGAGAATGTAGAGGGTGACTCCAGTGCCGGGCGCTTTGTTCGCTATCAATTCACACCCGCCTTCCTGAGACTGCGCACCATAGGTGCCAC TGTGGAGTTCACTGTGGGTGACCGGCCGGTGAACAGCTTTCGAATGATAGAGAGGCACTACTTCAGGGAGCGCCTCCTGAAgaactttgactttgactttggcTTCTGCATCCCCAACAGTCGCAACACCTGCGAGCACATATACGAGTTTCCCCAATTGCCTGAGGATCTCA TTCGTCAGATGGTGGAGCACCCTTATGAGACCCGATCAGACAGCTTCTATTTCGTGGACAACAAACTGATCATGCACAACAAAGCAGACTACGCCTACAATGGGGGCCAGTag
- the c11h12orf43 gene encoding protein CUSTOS has translation MAASGGAVLVENSSSEDEDQEKFKEAAWSFGPTGTNGTLQSNLADGDGNGKPSRRVRVSQHDHDGNELQTTPEFRAHVAKKLVAMLDSCISESTSPKTIDMSTVPARGKDDSKEDVEEEGFRLFSTSVPGLCAKQPSPPAPRRPVPSSSDSDSEMEMRLREAAVAVTDLLPPSLLPSMPQSLSSPVPPSTEKKKKKKKKMESEGGESRAEEEGENGSLETKKKKKRKQTQESEMKANSKDFLHSKKKMAEQGSTEDESFLQRDSAQQPEEATVKKKKKKKRRSAAEGDG, from the exons ATGGCGGCGTCCGGAGGAGCCGTGCTTGTAGAGAATTCGAGCAGTGAAGATGAGGATCAAGAGAAATTCAAGGAGGCCGCTTGGAGTTTTGGACCTACTGGTACTAATGGCACCCTGCAGAGTAATTTAGCTG ATGGAGACGGGAATGGCAAGCCGAGTCGAAG GGTGCGCGTGTCCCAGCACGACCACGATGGAAACGAACTTCAGACGACCCCAGAGTTCCGTGCCCACGTTGCAAAGAAATTGGTAGCAATGCTGGATAG ttgtATTTCAGAGAGTACTAGTCCAAAAACCATAGACATGTCCACTGTACCAGCAAGAGGGAAAGACGACAGCAAAGAGGATGTTGAGGAGGAAG GTTTTAGGCTGTTCTCTACCTCTGTCCCTGGACTATGTGCCAAACAgccttctcctccagctccccGACGGCCAGTCCCAAGTTCGAG tgacagtgacagcGAAATGGAGATGCGACTCAGAGAGGCGGCCGTTGCAGTCACAGACCTCCTTCCTCCATCTCtgcttcccagcatgcctcagTCCCTGTCCTCACCTGTCCCACCCTCTactgaaaagaagaagaagaagaaaaagaagatggaaagtgagggaggagaaagcagagcagaggaggagggggagaatgGCAGTttagaaacaaagaaaaagaaaaaaaggaaacagactcaGGAGAGTGAGATGAAAGCAAACAGCAAGGACTTCCTTCATAGCAAAAAGAAGATGGCGGAACAGGGCAGCACAGAGGACGAGAGCTTCCTCCAAAGAGATTCAGCCCAGCAGCCAGAGGAAGCCActgtgaagaagaaaaagaagaagaagagaaggagTGCAGCTGAGGGTGACGGTTGA
- the hnf1a gene encoding hepatocyte nuclear factor 1-alpha, with protein MDGEENRGAAMAGRLSALQEQLIWALLGSGLSREVLVQALGELERERASARGESGDKGGGESSEEGEEDFPPPIFRELDRLPPEEAARQRAEVDRLLQEDPWHVAKMVKSYMQQHNLPQREVVESTGLNQSHLSQHLNKGTPMKNQKRAALYSWYVRKRGEISQQFTNASRGILMGEEPGEEMRKGRRNRFKWGPASQQILFQAYERQKNPSKEEREGLVDECNRAECLQRGVSPSQLAGLGSNLVTEVRVYNWFANRRKEEAFRHKLALDTPYNSQTGSSSSHALPTSPSHGMKYTQQMTNESLGSGHHVDRSVGGRLVVSPVQLEPSHTLLETHHKSVSGGGSLPPVSTLTALHGLSASPAPPQGLIMASLPSVMSLGESSLFIGLTSTQPQTVPVINNVGGGFTTLQPISFQQQLHTSHQQPITQQFPNHMGPSSFMATMAQLPCHMYSKSELTPYTPSSLLSQAMVITDSSSLGTLTSLTAVRQILSTDPDDQTDPPIQEPSLHLHASSPVPVSSGSLELYPPSQSSEPHPSHLLASPSADIDPYLPAQMVSTAQ; from the exons ATGGACGGAGAGGAGAACAGAGGGGCAGCCATGGCAGGACGTCTGTCTGCCCTCCAGGAGCAGCTGATATGGGCTTTGTTAGGCTCAGGACTGTCCCGGGAGGTCCTAGTTCAGGCTCTGGGGGAGTTGGAGCGCGAGAGGGCCTCGGccaggggagagagcggggacaAGGGGGGTGGCGAGAGTtcggaagagggagaggaggatttTCCACCTCCCATTTTCAGGGAGCTGGACAGACTTCCCCCTGAAGAAGCGGCAAGGCAGAGAGCTGAAGTGGACAGACTGCTGCA gGAGGATCCATGGCATGTAGCCAAAATGGTGAAAAGCTATATGCAGCAGCATAACCTGCCTCAGAGAGAGGTGGTGGAGTCCACAGGCCTCAACCAGTCCCACCTCTCTCAACACCTCAACAAAGGCACCCCCATGAAAAACCAGAAGAGGGCAGCACTGTACAGCTGGTACGTCAGGAAGCGGGGAGAAATCAGCCAGC AATTCACCAATGCCAGCCGGGGAATTCTAATGGGGGAGGAGCCAGGGGAGGAAATGAGGAAAGGCCGGAGGAACAGGTTTAAATGGGGTCCCGCCTCCCAGCAGATCCTCTTCCAGGCATATGAGCGACAGAAAAACCCCagcaaggaggagagagaggggctggtGGATGAATGCAACAG GGCAGAGTGCCTTCAGCGGGGGGTGTCCCCCTCCCAGTTGGCAGGATTGGGCTCTAACCTGGTGACAGAGGTGCGAGTGTACAACTGGTTTGCCAACCGGCGCAAAGAGGAGGCTTTCCGCCACAAGCTGGCTCTTGACACGCCATATAACAGCCAAACAGGAAGCTCCTCCAGCCATGCCTTACCCACAAGCCCCTCTCATG GCATGAAATATACCCAGCAAATGACCAATGAGAGCCTGGGATCGGGCCATCATGTGGACCGGAGTGTGGGTGGGCGTCTAGTAGTCAGCCCTGTCCAGCTGGAGCCGAGCCACACCCTTCTGGAGACACATCACAAATCA GTGTCAGGAGGTGGCTCCCTCCCCCCTGTCAGCACACTGACAGCCCTACATGGCCTGTCTGCCTCGCCAGCACCTCCCCAGGGCCTCATCATGGCCTCCCTGCCAAGTGTCATGAGCCTCGGGGAGTCTTCGCTTTTCATTG GTCTGACCTCTACTCAGCCCCAGACTGTTCCGGTCATTAATAACGTTGGAGGCGGTTTCACCACCCTCCAGCCAATCTCCTTTCAGCAACAGCTCCACACCTCACACCAACAGCCAATCACGCAGCAGTTTCCAAATCACATGGGACCCAGCTCCTTCATGGCAACAATGGCACAACTTCCATGCCACA TGTACAGCAAATCGGAGCTGACCCCCTACACCCCCTCCAGTCTCCTGTCCCAGGCCATGGTCATCACAGATAGCAGTAGTCTCGGAACACTCACTAGCCTCACTGCAGTCCGACAG ATTCTATCCACAGACCCTGACGACCAGACAGACCCCCCAATTCAAGAGCCCTCTCTTCACTTACATGCCAGCTCACCTGTGCCAG TTTCTTCTGGGAGTTTGGAACTTTACCCTCCATCGCAGTCCAGCGAGCCCCACCCATCACATCTCCTTGCTTCTCCGTCAGCAGACATTGACCCCTACCTCCCTGCACAGATGGTGTCAACTGCACAATAG